Within the Candidatus Binataceae bacterium genome, the region ATGTCTCGCCGAAGCGCGATCGCCTGATACACGCCGCGCCGCCATTCGGGTGGAAATTCATTCAACGGCATTCACTCAGCTCCATCGCTCTTGCGTTTTGATAGTGGACGGCCGCGCCAAACCTGTCCTTCATCGAAGCCTCGGGTCCCGAACGTATTATTATTGGTGATGCGCCCCGTCACTACCGAAAATTATATCCGAGTGACTTGAAATCGCGTGCCCGGCTGCACAAGCTGCCCAATCGGCCGCTCCCGAGACTCGCGCTAGGGAATTTTCGTCAGCGGCCCGCCATGCCTTGGATGGGCCTCGTGCCAGCGGACGCGCGCGGCCTTGCGCTGCTCCGGCGTCATCTGTTGCCACCGCCGATAGTTCTGGAGCATGTGCTGGCGCTCAGCGGGCGGAAGCTGCTGAAACTGCCGATAGCGCTGGAATACCTTCTCGCGCCGCTCGGGCGGAAGCTGTCTGAAATGCGTGTAGGCCTGGCGCAGTTCCTCGCGCCGCTGGGGTGGAAGCTGACGCCATCGGCGCATCCCCTGCATCACCTGCTGACGCTCGTTGGGCGGGAGTTTGCGGAACTCTTCGAAATTCTGCCGCGCCGCGCCCTGCTCCGCCGGTGTCATCCGCTGCCACTGCCGGTAATTGTCGAGCACCCGCGCCCGCTGTTCGGGCGTGAGCCTGGACCACGTGCCGGGATCCTGCGCCGCCAGCGCCCGTTCGGCGGCGTTTTGCGGCTCGCTCGCAGCCATCGGAGGCACCGGTGCGAACGATTGCGCGCGCGCCCGATTCGCGAGCGCCGTCAACGCGAAGGCCGCCGCCAGCGCTATCGAAACGCCGAGCCTGCGGCGGCTCATGGCTGTCCCTCTGAATCGCTGGAGTTGCCGGTTTCCGGGGACGGCGGATTCGGCGCGTCGCCGCGGGTGCCGGTTGCGTCCGCCTGAGCGTTGTTGTGATTTCCGCCGAGATAGCCCATCGCCTTGAGCGCGCGAATCTGATCGACCATCGAGCCGTTCGAGGCCGCGCCCGACCCGCCGCCGCCGTTGGCGTCGCCCGCGTGCGGCCGGAACAGATCGAGGTTCAACAGCATCCGCAAATCCGGCGGCGCCGCGGGCGGCCGCTCCTGCGCCCCTGCCTTGACGCTTCCCGTCATGAGCGCTGCCGCCGCGAGCGCAAGCACGGCCCGCCTACGACCGGTTCTCATCGCTGGCCGGCGCCGACGGCGACACGTCGTCGAGGTGGGCGATGACGTCGTAGTTCTCGAGCAGGTCGAGATGCTCGACCATCGGGTAGTCGCGCAACAGGCCGACGTCGGCGCCGGTCATCGCGGCCTCCTGCATCGTGCCCACCTGCATCGCGGCATCTTGCGCCGCGAGCTGATCGAGCGGCGGCGGCGCGACGCCGGCGCCTTGATGCATCGTGAAAATCAGGAGCAGCGCGGCGGCGACCGCGCCGAGCGCGCCGATCGAGAGCCCGACTATCCGTGGCCGCCGCCACCATCGAGGTTCCGCCCCGCCGCCCGCGCCGGCCCGTTGGCGCGCGTCGAGTTTGCGATGCAACTGGGCGCGGTAAATCGCCGGGTCGGGCGGCGGAATTTCCTCGACGCGGCGCACCAGCTCCCCAAGCGCGGCGGCCGCGTCGCCCACCGCCTGGCGGCACGACGGGCAGTCTTCGAGGTGGCGCGCGACGCGCGCCCGCTCCTCGCCCTCGAGCTCGCCGCGCATATATGGAACGAGCGCCGTTTCGGGATGCCGCGTAATCATCTTCTTAACCGCCAGACGGCTTGACCGCCGACCTTACTCTCGCTTGAACGCCTTTTTGAGCTCCGCTATCCCGCGATGGATGTGAACTCTCGCCGTATTCTCCGAACATTCGAGCACCGCCGCAATTTCCCGGCTGCTCAGACCCTCCTGCACCTGCAGCAGCACGGCCGCGCGCTGCCTGGGCGACAGCTTCTCGAGCAGCGCGCGCAACTCACCGATCGATTGACTGCGAATCGCCTCAGACTCGGGCCCCGGCTCGTCAGAGGCCGGATCGATCGCCGCCTCATCGGCCTCGCTGCCCGGCCCCGCAAGCGGCACGAGCTTGCGCCACCATCGGCTCCGCCGCAGATGGTCGATGCAGAGATTGACCAGGATGCGATGGAACCAGGTGGTAAAGCGCGAGCGCGCGTCAAATCGGCCGGTAGATTCATAGAGCCTGATGAACGCCTCCTGCGACACGTCGCGCGCGTCGGCTTCGTTGCCGACGATCGAGCAGGCGA harbors:
- a CDS encoding DUF3106 domain-containing protein; protein product: MSRRRLGVSIALAAAFALTALANRARAQSFAPVPPMAASEPQNAAERALAAQDPGTWSRLTPEQRARVLDNYRQWQRMTPAEQGAARQNFEEFRKLPPNERQQVMQGMRRWRQLPPQRREELRQAYTHFRQLPPERREKVFQRYRQFQQLPPAERQHMLQNYRRWQQMTPEQRKAARVRWHEAHPRHGGPLTKIP
- a CDS encoding zf-HC2 domain-containing protein; its protein translation is MITRHPETALVPYMRGELEGEERARVARHLEDCPSCRQAVGDAAAALGELVRRVEEIPPPDPAIYRAQLHRKLDARQRAGAGGGAEPRWWRRPRIVGLSIGALGAVAAALLLIFTMHQGAGVAPPPLDQLAAQDAAMQVGTMQEAAMTGADVGLLRDYPMVEHLDLLENYDVIAHLDDVSPSAPASDENRS
- a CDS encoding RNA polymerase sigma factor, translating into MEPSDEELCRRVAERDTEAFDLLVERHQARAYRLACSIVGNEADARDVSQEAFIRLYESTGRFDARSRFTTWFHRILVNLCIDHLRRSRWWRKLVPLAGPGSEADEAAIDPASDEPGPESEAIRSQSIGELRALLEKLSPRQRAAVLLQVQEGLSSREIAAVLECSENTARVHIHRGIAELKKAFKRE